A window of Chitinophaga sp. MM2321 contains these coding sequences:
- a CDS encoding DUF4397 domain-containing protein — MLTKKNRVWAIAALFGGVIGFSACLKDKTTTPQRMTYLAAIINGATEPAGVNIYNNNVVMNSDLYKTGQSAPFTDYPGLHTYSFRNAQGLGLDSVSGQYDSLNYYTMITYNDGGAFRVSSRKEDFSSLSNSKVNYRFLNLSPNSGPIDLYIDSKKIDSNRVFGVNAAWNSVDPYNNSVTYVAKFAGTDSTIAVGTARSSSSSTSVAFLGGRVYTIYLSGMKDSTGDKKLKLYYLSHTSSE, encoded by the coding sequence ATGCTAACAAAGAAAAATCGTGTATGGGCAATAGCAGCCCTTTTTGGTGGAGTAATCGGATTTTCAGCCTGTCTGAAAGATAAAACAACCACACCGCAACGTATGACCTACCTCGCGGCCATCATCAATGGTGCCACAGAGCCGGCCGGCGTAAATATTTATAACAACAATGTGGTCATGAACAGTGATCTGTACAAAACAGGACAGTCAGCTCCCTTTACAGACTATCCCGGCCTGCACACCTACTCATTCAGGAATGCACAAGGTCTTGGACTGGATTCAGTTTCAGGTCAGTACGACTCCCTGAATTACTACACCATGATCACCTACAATGATGGAGGTGCTTTCAGGGTATCTTCCAGGAAAGAAGATTTCTCTTCCCTGAGCAATTCCAAAGTAAACTATCGCTTCCTGAACCTCAGCCCCAACTCAGGCCCGATAGATCTCTATATAGATAGCAAGAAAATAGACAGTAACAGGGTTTTCGGCGTAAATGCAGCCTGGAACAGTGTTGATCCTTACAACAACAGTGTTACATATGTAGCGAAGTTTGCCGGTACTGATTCCACCATTGCAGTGGGTACAGCGCGCTCTTCCTCCTCTTCTACCAGTGTAGCATTCCTCGGCGGACGTGTATACACCATCTACTTATCGGGCATGAAAGACAGCACCGGCGATAAAAAGCTGAAACTGTACTACCTGTCCCACACCTCTTCAGAATAA
- a CDS encoding serine hydrolase: MQTQHYPVTDNFLTALLKSHKARLGKVFSDPAGYRLQIIYTRIDRDARQQPHFTDFHFGVNPDNYFYPASTVKLPGALLALEKLHDLQLAGVHRNTTMLTSPLPGINPGVLHDYSAAGKLPSISHYIKKIFLVSDNDAFNRLYEFIGQETFNQRLWEMGYTSAQIRHRVGIPLHMEANMHTNAVRFKEGNHLLYEQPAAISSLQFAPRHDLVGSIHYNHLGELEHTPMNFSHRNKLPLTDLHDMLKSIIFPAAVTKDHGFRLTDNDYNFLYHCMSQYPGESIDPVYDTTQFFQAYAKFLLFGGQKTHQVPDHIRVFNKTGWAYGFLTDTAYVTDFASNTEFLLSASIFVNKDGILGDDHQAFEETGKPFLKALGEVIYEEERKREKLYPADLTRFKLDYKQQFL; this comes from the coding sequence ATGCAAACCCAACATTATCCGGTAACAGATAATTTTCTGACGGCTTTGCTAAAAAGTCACAAAGCCCGGCTGGGCAAGGTATTCAGCGATCCGGCCGGCTACCGTTTACAAATTATTTATACCCGTATAGACCGGGATGCCCGGCAACAGCCGCATTTTACTGATTTTCACTTTGGTGTAAATCCGGATAATTATTTTTATCCGGCCTCCACGGTAAAGCTTCCGGGCGCCCTTTTGGCACTGGAAAAGCTGCATGATCTGCAATTGGCCGGGGTACACCGCAATACTACGATGCTGACCAGCCCCCTGCCGGGTATCAACCCGGGTGTACTGCACGATTATTCAGCGGCCGGCAAACTACCATCTATCTCTCATTATATCAAAAAAATATTCCTCGTCAGCGATAATGATGCTTTTAACCGCCTCTATGAATTTATCGGACAGGAAACTTTTAACCAACGCCTCTGGGAGATGGGATACACGTCTGCACAGATCCGGCACCGGGTAGGTATCCCCCTGCACATGGAGGCTAATATGCATACCAATGCCGTCCGGTTTAAAGAAGGGAACCACCTGCTCTATGAACAGCCCGCAGCCATCAGCAGCCTGCAGTTTGCACCGCGGCATGACCTGGTGGGGAGTATACACTACAATCACCTGGGAGAGCTGGAACATACGCCCATGAACTTCTCCCACCGGAATAAGCTCCCCCTCACCGATCTGCATGATATGCTGAAAAGCATAATTTTTCCGGCCGCTGTAACAAAAGATCACGGTTTCCGTTTAACAGATAATGATTACAACTTTTTGTACCATTGTATGTCGCAATACCCGGGAGAATCAATAGATCCGGTATATGATACCACTCAGTTTTTCCAGGCGTATGCGAAATTTTTACTTTTCGGTGGACAAAAAACACATCAGGTACCGGATCACATCCGGGTTTTTAATAAAACAGGGTGGGCTTACGGATTTTTAACGGACACGGCTTATGTAACAGATTTTGCCAGTAATACAGAGTTCTTACTTTCAGCCAGCATATTTGTGAACAAAGATGGAATTCTGGGAGATGACCATCAGGCTTTTGAAGAAACTGGGAAACCCTTTCTGAAGGCCCTCGGCGAAGTTATTTATGAAGAAGAAAGGAAGCGTGAAAAGTTATACCCGGCCGATCTGACCCGTTTCAAACTGGATTATAAACAACAATTTTTATAA
- the secDF gene encoding protein translocase subunit SecDF: MQLKGLVRFFAIALILISLYQLSFTFLVRNYEKKIEQQAKTDVAKQFPTAEQKYPGNKELQAFYADTLTEFVKQRRQGIVDSTSNKQIAGFPWYVTYNKAKEKELNLGLDLVGGMNVVLEVSVNDVIKALSGQSKDPAFNKALELANERKKVNQADFVTLFGQTYAEVAPQGKLATIFANAYQKDITFNSSNQQVLDMIRKESRAAIKNTYIVLQKRIDKFGVAQPNISLDENKGLISVELAGVDNAERVRKYLQATANLEFREVYKNSPEFFQNVLNPMNEAIRNSLGNAPTPVDTAKPAVAATAAPADTSKTGSLSDYLAKDSGKGVKTDTGASSQEFQIKEQQRQNPLFMVLFPNMDPQSGTLYPSSSIGRILPKDTATFNRYLHLPAVQSILPKDAVFAFGPENKEDKYGPLAVYVLKVNPANPSPRVAGDRIVDARQDMDQNNQPEISMTMDNVGAHEWKKLTGELAPTNPKDPSTLNFVAVVLDNIVYSAPSIQGEIAGGRSSISGSFTIEEATDLANILKSGKMPAPAQIVQEQIVGPTLGAESIAAGAKSFMISFVIIFVLMLVYYNSAGWVANIALILNLLFTFGILASMGATLTMAGIAGLVLTIGMAVDTNVIIFERIKDELTHGKSYPDAISQGYRRSYAPVLDGHVTSLLTAFILFYFGLGPVLGFATTQIIGLFLSLFCGILVSRMVTDWMTKRKRHFEYFTPISRRIFKHASFDFVGRRKYAYIISFFVMVAGASSFIHGFDHGIDFSGGRSFTVRFEHPMNTDDVRATLKKEFDAEPFVKTIGTTNQLNITTSYKIEEQNLEVDKEVTDKLYNGLKKYYDASVTPEVFVSRYIIGSQTVSPTISDDLRAGAVKATILSLVVIFLYILLRFNKWQYSIGTIFSLLHDVMVVLAVFSWCKSFVPFTLEIDQHFIAAILTVIGFSMNDTVIVFDRIRENFRTGAHGRDRDTVINKAINDTLSRTIMTSLTVFLTILVLFIFGGEVTRGFAFAMLIGVVTGTYSSIFVAAPVLVDFDKKNQLSNESDAVAVTPQKTTPATK, translated from the coding sequence ATGCAACTAAAAGGACTGGTAAGATTTTTTGCCATCGCACTGATCCTTATCTCTTTGTACCAATTGTCCTTCACGTTTTTGGTGCGGAACTATGAGAAGAAGATAGAGCAGCAGGCCAAGACCGATGTGGCCAAACAATTCCCTACCGCAGAGCAAAAATATCCTGGTAACAAAGAACTCCAGGCTTTTTACGCTGACACGTTGACAGAATTCGTTAAACAAAGAAGACAAGGGATCGTGGATAGTACCAGCAACAAACAGATTGCAGGGTTTCCATGGTATGTAACCTACAACAAGGCTAAAGAAAAAGAGTTGAATCTTGGACTTGACCTCGTAGGTGGCATGAACGTAGTACTGGAAGTAAGCGTTAACGATGTTATCAAGGCTTTATCCGGTCAATCTAAAGACCCTGCTTTCAACAAAGCACTGGAACTGGCAAACGAACGCAAAAAAGTAAACCAGGCTGATTTTGTTACTTTGTTCGGGCAAACATATGCGGAAGTGGCCCCCCAGGGTAAACTGGCAACCATCTTCGCAAATGCGTATCAGAAAGACATCACTTTCAATTCCTCCAATCAGCAGGTGCTGGACATGATTCGTAAAGAATCCCGTGCTGCCATCAAAAACACTTACATCGTACTGCAAAAACGTATCGATAAGTTTGGTGTGGCACAACCCAACATCAGCCTGGATGAAAACAAAGGACTTATTTCTGTTGAACTCGCCGGCGTTGACAATGCAGAACGTGTACGTAAATACTTACAGGCTACTGCCAACCTGGAATTCAGGGAAGTTTACAAAAATAGCCCCGAGTTTTTCCAGAATGTACTGAACCCGATGAACGAGGCAATCAGGAACTCTCTTGGTAATGCACCCACTCCTGTTGATACAGCTAAACCTGCTGTAGCTGCTACTGCCGCTCCTGCGGATACCAGCAAAACAGGCAGCCTGAGTGATTACCTGGCGAAAGACAGCGGCAAAGGTGTAAAAACCGATACCGGCGCCAGTTCGCAGGAATTCCAGATCAAAGAACAGCAACGTCAAAACCCGCTGTTCATGGTATTATTCCCTAACATGGATCCGCAATCAGGTACCCTGTACCCCAGCTCTTCCATCGGCAGGATCTTACCAAAAGATACCGCTACTTTCAACCGTTACCTGCACTTACCCGCTGTACAAAGCATTCTGCCTAAAGATGCGGTATTTGCATTCGGTCCGGAAAATAAAGAAGATAAATACGGTCCTTTAGCTGTATATGTGCTGAAAGTGAATCCTGCTAATCCTTCACCCCGTGTAGCGGGCGACAGGATCGTGGATGCACGTCAGGATATGGATCAGAACAACCAGCCGGAAATCAGCATGACCATGGATAACGTGGGTGCCCATGAGTGGAAAAAACTCACCGGTGAACTGGCTCCGACCAATCCAAAAGATCCATCTACCTTAAACTTTGTGGCAGTAGTACTGGATAACATCGTTTATTCTGCACCTTCTATTCAGGGCGAAATTGCCGGTGGCCGTTCTTCTATCAGTGGTAGCTTTACCATTGAAGAAGCAACCGATCTCGCAAACATCCTGAAATCAGGTAAAATGCCTGCACCTGCACAAATCGTACAGGAGCAGATCGTTGGACCTACCCTCGGTGCTGAATCTATCGCTGCCGGTGCCAAATCATTCATGATCTCTTTCGTGATCATCTTCGTACTCATGCTGGTTTACTACAACTCTGCCGGCTGGGTGGCGAATATCGCACTGATCCTGAACCTGCTGTTTACCTTCGGTATCCTGGCTTCGATGGGCGCTACGTTAACAATGGCCGGTATTGCCGGTCTGGTATTGACCATCGGTATGGCGGTAGATACAAACGTAATCATCTTCGAGAGGATCAAAGACGAACTTACACACGGTAAATCATACCCGGATGCCATTTCGCAAGGTTACAGACGCTCTTATGCACCTGTACTGGATGGTCACGTTACCTCCTTGCTGACGGCATTCATCCTGTTCTACTTCGGTTTAGGTCCTGTACTGGGCTTTGCTACCACACAGATCATAGGTTTGTTCCTGTCCCTGTTCTGTGGTATCCTGGTTTCACGTATGGTAACTGACTGGATGACCAAAAGAAAAAGACACTTTGAATATTTTACACCTATCTCCCGTAGAATATTCAAACACGCTTCTTTTGACTTCGTAGGCAGACGTAAATATGCGTACATCATTTCCTTCTTTGTAATGGTGGCCGGTGCTTCTTCTTTCATTCATGGTTTTGATCATGGTATCGACTTCTCCGGAGGCCGTAGTTTCACGGTACGCTTTGAGCATCCGATGAATACCGACGATGTAAGAGCAACACTGAAGAAAGAATTTGATGCAGAACCCTTCGTGAAAACGATCGGTACTACCAACCAGCTTAACATCACGACTTCTTATAAGATCGAAGAGCAGAACCTGGAAGTGGATAAAGAAGTAACGGATAAACTGTACAATGGTCTGAAGAAATATTATGATGCATCCGTAACACCGGAAGTATTTGTTTCCCGCTACATCATTGGATCACAAACGGTATCACCGACTATTTCCGATGACTTACGCGCAGGTGCTGTGAAAGCAACTATCCTGTCGCTCGTGGTGATCTTCCTGTACATCCTGTTGCGTTTCAACAAATGGCAGTATTCTATCGGTACTATCTTCTCCCTGTTGCATGACGTAATGGTGGTGTTGGCTGTGTTCTCCTGGTGCAAATCTTTTGTACCGTTTACACTGGAAATTGACCAGCATTTCATTGCGGCTATCCTGACGGTGATCGGGTTCTCCATGAACGATACGGTAATCGTATTTGACAGGATCCGTGAAAACTTCCGCACAGGTGCGCATGGCAGAGACAGGGATACTGTTATCAATAAAGCGATCAATGATACTTTGAGCCGTACTATTATGACGTCGCTCACCGTATTCCTGACCATCCTGGTACTGTTTATCTTTGGTGGTGAAGTAACCCGTGGTTTCGCCTTCGCAATGCTGATAGGTGTGGTTACAGGTACTTACTCCTCTATCTTTGTGGCAGCACCGGTACTGGTTGACTTTGACAAAAAGAACCAGCTGTCTAATGAAAGCGATGCAGTAGCAGTTACACCGCAGAAAACAACTCCGGCTACCAAATAA
- a CDS encoding iron-sulfur cluster assembly accessory protein, giving the protein MDTGVIAPVQLTANAVAELTKLLQGTTEAPYLRVGVKGGGCAGVAYMLGFDARMEDDDLFEVSGIPVIMKKAHGIYLMGMEIDYQETPDARGFVFNNRG; this is encoded by the coding sequence ATGGATACTGGCGTCATTGCTCCTGTACAACTTACCGCCAACGCCGTTGCTGAACTAACAAAGCTCTTACAGGGCACTACGGAAGCGCCCTACCTGCGGGTAGGCGTTAAAGGAGGCGGTTGCGCAGGCGTAGCCTACATGCTGGGCTTTGATGCACGCATGGAAGACGATGACCTGTTCGAGGTTTCCGGCATACCGGTCATTATGAAAAAAGCACATGGCATATACCTCATGGGAATGGAAATAGACTACCAGGAAACACCCGATGCGCGCGGGTTTGTATTCAACAACCGGGGATGA
- the coaE gene encoding dephospho-CoA kinase (Dephospho-CoA kinase (CoaE) performs the final step in coenzyme A biosynthesis.) gives MMLKIGITGGIGSGKTTVSKVFELLGIPVYYADDRAKDILVRDAALAAEVKKHFGAEVYDSQGTLNRKYLGNIVFNDKDKLALLNSLVHPATIRDSDAWASQQTTPYVLKEAALLFETESFHHLDKVIGVYAPQPLRVHRVMKRDNISRNDVLARIYKQIDEKIKMRLCDYVIQNDEQEMVIPQVLALHEKLLQLAAGT, from the coding sequence ATGATGTTAAAGATTGGAATCACAGGCGGTATCGGCTCCGGAAAAACCACAGTCAGCAAAGTATTTGAATTATTGGGGATCCCCGTATATTATGCAGATGACAGGGCCAAGGATATCCTGGTAAGAGATGCTGCACTGGCGGCTGAAGTAAAAAAACATTTCGGCGCGGAGGTATATGACAGCCAGGGTACTTTAAACCGTAAGTACCTGGGAAATATCGTTTTCAACGACAAGGATAAACTGGCTTTGCTTAACTCCCTGGTACATCCGGCTACGATCCGTGATTCCGATGCCTGGGCCAGTCAGCAAACCACCCCCTATGTACTCAAAGAAGCCGCCCTCCTCTTTGAAACCGAATCTTTCCATCATCTCGACAAAGTAATCGGTGTATATGCACCGCAACCCCTGCGGGTACACCGGGTAATGAAACGTGACAACATATCACGTAATGACGTACTGGCACGCATTTATAAGCAAATAGACGAAAAAATAAAAATGCGTTTATGCGACTACGTTATTCAGAATGATGAGCAGGAAATGGTGATCCCGCAAGTCCTCGCACTCCACGAAAAGCTACTGCAACTTGCAGCCGGCACCTGA
- the yajC gene encoding preprotein translocase subunit YajC encodes MNMLNILLMGPSGGQGSNPTVSILFFGGMIVVMWLFMIRPQTKKAKLQKQFIDNLKEGDKIVTIAGIHGKVKKMNDNNTVLMEVSPGTNFTIERSSISMEYTTAQQKAAETK; translated from the coding sequence ATGAACATGCTGAACATTTTATTGATGGGACCTTCTGGTGGTCAAGGGAGTAACCCAACCGTCTCCATCCTGTTTTTTGGTGGTATGATCGTGGTAATGTGGCTCTTTATGATCCGCCCACAGACTAAAAAAGCTAAATTACAGAAGCAATTTATCGATAACCTGAAAGAAGGTGATAAAATTGTTACCATCGCTGGTATTCACGGTAAAGTGAAAAAAATGAATGATAACAATACTGTTCTGATGGAAGTTAGCCCAGGCACAAACTTCACCATCGAACGTTCTTCTATCAGCATGGAATACACTACTGCACAACAGAAAGCAGCTGAAACCAAATAA
- a CDS encoding DUF1573 domain-containing protein, with the protein MKTLLCLLTCGTLFFAACNNQAATEKVSSASQPAPGANSDPGQKPVMTFEEKVHNFGEIAQGEKVEYSFKFTNTGTKELLIEDAVSSCGCTVPEWPKAPLKPGESGYMKVIFDSHGKSGYTEKEISIKTNDGGGYIIGPKIQCNIITK; encoded by the coding sequence ATGAAAACTCTGTTATGTCTCCTTACCTGTGGTACCCTTTTCTTCGCAGCCTGCAATAACCAGGCAGCCACGGAAAAGGTTTCTTCAGCCAGTCAGCCGGCTCCCGGCGCCAATAGTGATCCCGGTCAAAAACCCGTGATGACTTTTGAAGAAAAGGTGCATAACTTTGGTGAAATTGCGCAAGGCGAAAAAGTGGAGTATTCTTTTAAATTCACCAACACCGGTACAAAAGAACTGCTCATTGAAGATGCCGTTTCCAGCTGTGGATGCACCGTACCGGAATGGCCCAAAGCACCGCTCAAACCCGGAGAATCCGGCTATATGAAGGTGATCTTTGACAGTCATGGTAAATCGGGCTATACCGAAAAAGAAATCTCCATCAAAACAAATGATGGCGGTGGCTATATCATAGGCCCGAAAATACAATGCAATATCATTACTAAATAA
- the nusB gene encoding transcription antitermination factor NusB → MISRRNIRVKVMQTLYALETMEQSNIKPGTATRLLNEKLDQTCQIFTYLLYSVVQVAQYAEIDAQARASKHLPSAADLQVNTKIAGNEFIYQIKSDKGFQVNLEQWKMRPLADNDLVRKLYNMLTATEVYKTYIADESRSKSGEKELLEFIYKEILAKNELFLQHMEDAFLHWNDDEEMMAILVGNYFNKPHLFNFLQLISKEKLDYARELLLTVIDKKEYCLELITPKLQNWDPERIAAVDMLLMEMGVCEFLYFPTIPTKVTINEYIDLAKAYSTPQSGQFINGILDNILKDLEKEALIQKQERPKK, encoded by the coding sequence ATGATCAGTAGAAGAAATATCCGGGTGAAAGTGATGCAAACACTTTATGCCCTGGAAACGATGGAGCAAAGCAATATTAAGCCAGGCACGGCCACCAGACTTTTAAATGAAAAGCTGGACCAAACCTGCCAGATCTTTACTTACTTACTTTATTCAGTAGTACAGGTGGCGCAATATGCAGAAATTGACGCCCAGGCCCGCGCATCCAAACACTTACCTTCCGCTGCGGACCTACAGGTGAATACGAAAATTGCAGGCAATGAGTTCATCTACCAGATTAAAAGCGATAAAGGCTTCCAGGTAAATCTTGAACAGTGGAAAATGCGCCCGCTGGCAGACAACGACCTGGTAAGAAAGCTTTACAACATGCTGACAGCTACAGAAGTCTATAAGACATATATAGCCGATGAAAGCCGCTCTAAATCCGGAGAAAAAGAATTACTGGAATTTATCTATAAAGAAATACTGGCAAAAAATGAGCTGTTCCTCCAGCATATGGAAGATGCTTTCCTTCACTGGAACGATGATGAAGAAATGATGGCGATCCTGGTCGGTAATTATTTCAACAAACCTCATCTCTTCAATTTCCTGCAACTGATCAGCAAAGAAAAGCTGGATTACGCCAGGGAACTGCTGCTGACAGTTATTGATAAAAAGGAATATTGCCTGGAACTCATCACGCCCAAACTGCAGAACTGGGATCCGGAACGTATTGCGGCGGTAGATATGTTACTGATGGAAATGGGGGTTTGCGAATTTCTCTACTTCCCTACCATCCCTACCAAAGTAACCATCAATGAATATATAGACCTGGCAAAAGCTTACAGCACGCCACAAAGCGGTCAATTCATCAATGGTATCCTGGATAACATCCTGAAAGACCTGGAGAAAGAAGCATTGATACAGAAACAGGAACGTCCAAAAAAATAA
- a CDS encoding co-chaperone GroES — protein MAKKLSIKPLADRVIVKPAAAEEKTAGGIIIPDTAKEKPVKGTVVAAGPGKKDEPITVKVGDTVLYGKYSGQELPIDGEDFLIMRESDILAIV, from the coding sequence ATGGCTAAGAAATTAAGTATTAAACCTTTAGCTGACAGGGTAATCGTGAAACCTGCAGCAGCAGAAGAGAAAACAGCTGGCGGTATCATTATTCCGGATACTGCAAAAGAAAAACCTGTTAAGGGCACCGTAGTGGCCGCCGGTCCTGGTAAAAAAGATGAGCCCATCACGGTTAAAGTAGGCGATACCGTACTGTACGGTAAATACTCCGGTCAGGAACTGCCTATCGATGGAGAAGATTTCCTGATCATGCGGGAATCTGATATCCTGGCGATCGTTTAA
- the groL gene encoding chaperonin GroEL (60 kDa chaperone family; promotes refolding of misfolded polypeptides especially under stressful conditions; forms two stacked rings of heptamers to form a barrel-shaped 14mer; ends can be capped by GroES; misfolded proteins enter the barrel where they are refolded when GroES binds), which produces MAKQIFFSIDARNKMKKGVDTLADAVKVTLGPKGRNVVIEKKFGAPSITKDGVTVAKEIELEDAIENMGAQMVKEVASKTADLAGDGTTTATVLAQVIIGEGLKNVAAGANPMDLKRGIDKAVRVIVENLKKQSEKVGNDNKKIEQVASISANNDAEIGKLIAEAMKKVTKDGVITVEEAKGTDTTVEVVEGMQFDRGYLSPYFITNSEKMQAELQNPYILIYDKKISTMKDILHILEKVAQQGAPLVIISEDLEGEALATLVVNKLRGTLKVAAVKAPGFGDRRKDMLQDIATLTGGIVISEEQGYKLENADLTYLGRAESITIDKDNTTVVDGKGEKKDIKSRIGQIKAQIEVTTSDYDREKLQERLAKLSGGVAVLYVGAATEVEMKEKKDRVDDALHATRAAVEEGIVPGGGVAYIRAIESLEKLKGDNEDEQTGIVIVRRALEEPLRQITANAGIEGSIVVQKVKEGKADYGFNARTEVYEKLLAAGVIDPTKVSRIALENAASIAGMLLTTECVIADRPEPKSAPAMPGGGGHGMGMDY; this is translated from the coding sequence ATGGCAAAACAAATATTCTTCAGCATAGATGCCCGTAACAAAATGAAAAAGGGTGTTGACACCCTGGCAGATGCTGTTAAAGTAACCTTAGGACCTAAAGGTCGTAACGTTGTTATTGAAAAGAAATTCGGCGCTCCTAGTATCACTAAAGATGGCGTTACCGTTGCAAAAGAAATCGAACTGGAAGACGCTATCGAAAACATGGGCGCTCAGATGGTGAAAGAAGTAGCTTCCAAAACTGCTGACCTGGCAGGTGATGGTACTACCACTGCTACTGTTCTGGCACAGGTGATCATTGGCGAAGGACTGAAAAACGTGGCCGCCGGTGCAAACCCGATGGATCTGAAACGTGGTATCGACAAAGCCGTTAGAGTAATTGTTGAAAACCTGAAAAAACAGTCTGAAAAAGTTGGTAACGATAACAAGAAGATCGAACAGGTTGCTTCTATCTCTGCTAACAATGACGCTGAAATCGGTAAACTGATCGCTGAAGCGATGAAGAAAGTTACCAAAGATGGTGTTATCACTGTAGAAGAAGCTAAAGGTACTGATACTACTGTAGAAGTAGTAGAAGGTATGCAGTTTGACCGTGGTTACCTGTCTCCTTACTTCATCACCAACAGCGAAAAAATGCAGGCTGAACTGCAGAATCCTTACATCCTGATCTACGATAAAAAGATCAGCACCATGAAGGACATCCTGCACATCCTGGAAAAAGTTGCCCAGCAAGGCGCTCCGCTGGTAATCATCTCCGAAGATCTGGAAGGTGAAGCACTGGCTACCCTGGTGGTAAACAAACTCCGTGGTACCCTGAAAGTAGCTGCTGTTAAAGCTCCTGGCTTTGGCGACAGAAGAAAAGATATGCTGCAGGATATCGCTACCCTCACAGGTGGTATCGTTATCAGCGAAGAACAAGGTTACAAACTGGAAAATGCTGACCTGACTTACCTCGGTAGAGCAGAATCCATCACAATCGATAAAGATAATACCACCGTTGTTGATGGTAAAGGTGAGAAAAAAGATATCAAGTCCCGTATCGGACAAATCAAAGCGCAGATCGAAGTAACTACTTCCGATTACGATCGCGAAAAATTACAGGAACGCCTGGCTAAATTAAGCGGTGGTGTAGCTGTACTGTACGTAGGTGCTGCCACTGAGGTTGAAATGAAAGAGAAGAAAGATCGCGTAGACGATGCTTTACACGCTACCCGCGCTGCCGTTGAAGAAGGTATCGTTCCTGGTGGTGGTGTTGCTTACATCCGCGCTATCGAATCCCTGGAAAAACTGAAAGGTGATAACGAAGACGAACAAACTGGTATCGTGATCGTTAGACGCGCCCTGGAAGAGCCACTGCGCCAGATCACTGCTAACGCAGGTATCGAAGGTTCTATCGTAGTACAGAAAGTGAAAGAAGGTAAAGCCGATTACGGTTTTAACGCTCGCACAGAAGTATACGAAAAATTACTCGCTGCCGGTGTTATCGATCCAACTAAAGTAAGCCGTATTGCACTCGAAAACGCTGCATCCATCGCTGGTATGCTGCTGACTACCGAATGTGTGATCGCTGACAGACCAGAACCTAAATCTGCTCCTGCTATGCCAGGTGGTGGTGGTCACGGTATGGGTATGGATTACTAG
- a CDS encoding FKBP-type peptidyl-prolyl cis-trans isomerase: MNMIFKITAACLLICCFACSKSNDMPLGADAMESVKSETSIQAYLFAHNEVAERDPSGVYYRILTPGDSIHFPKPTSVVYVKYSYQLTTGAIVATSFDVTNFNNRQLKNHIPGWQIGLQKISKGGKIRLYIPPALAFGSIGVPNVVPPDAILISEVELVDIK, translated from the coding sequence ATGAACATGATTTTTAAAATAACTGCTGCCTGCCTGCTTATATGCTGCTTCGCCTGTTCCAAAAGCAATGATATGCCCCTTGGAGCCGATGCCATGGAAAGCGTGAAGTCAGAAACAAGTATCCAGGCCTATCTCTTCGCACATAATGAAGTGGCAGAACGTGATCCATCGGGTGTTTACTACAGGATCCTGACCCCGGGAGACAGCATTCACTTCCCTAAACCTACTTCTGTTGTATATGTAAAGTATTCCTATCAGCTTACCACTGGTGCCATAGTGGCCACCTCTTTCGATGTGACCAACTTCAATAACCGCCAACTAAAAAACCATATACCCGGCTGGCAGATTGGGCTGCAAAAAATTTCCAAAGGAGGTAAAATAAGGTTGTATATTCCGCCTGCCCTGGCATTCGGATCTATCGGCGTCCCTAACGTGGTGCCTCCCGATGCCATCCTGATTTCAGAAGTGGAACTGGTAGATATTAAATAG